Genomic segment of Maricaulis maris:
GTAACGGGGGCCACGAGGCCGATCATCAAGGAGGAGACGAAGGGCCAGGGCTGTCCCATGACGTAGCGGATACCGGCAATGTCGACCTTGACGCCGGATTCCTCCTCGAGCTCGCGGGCGCACGCTTCTTCCAGCGTCTCGGCGGGTTCGACGAAGCCGGCCAGCGCCGACCACATGCCGTCCGGCCAGGCGCTCTGGCGGCCCAGCAGGCAGCGATCACCATCGGTCGCCAGCATGATCACGACCGGATCGACCCGGGGAAAGTGCTCGGTTTCGCAGCCGGTGCAGATCCGGCGCCCACCGCCGGACTTGATACGGGTGGCCGTCCCGCACGCCGGGCAGAAGCCGTTGCGGGCATGCCAGCCGAGCAGGGCCTTCGCCTGGGCATAGATCGCGGCCTCGTCATGGCTCAGGGCCATGGCGGCCTGGCGGGCCGGGACGATCTCGCTACCCAGTGGCAGCATGTCGGCCTGTGTGATTGTGGCAGCAAAGCAGGGCGAGCCCTTGTAGTGCCCGAGGAAGAGCCCGGCCGCCATGTCAGCCAGGGACGCAATCTCGCTCCGACGGAACCAGTACAGCCCGCTTTCGCCCTGAAAAACCGGGTCGCCCTCGACAACGCCCATCCACCAGCCCTCATCGCCGGCGAGAAGCGCCTCGACACGGGCCTCGTCGCGACGCAGCTGGTCGCCACGATCGAGCGGGGAGCCGGCGAAGACGAGCGGGTCCCGGCCGGCGAGCAGGCTGCGATCATTCATGGCGTTCTCCGTCGGACAAACCGCGACGCCGGAGCGCCGCCTTGCTCGCAGGCATAGCCAGCTCCGGCATGGGCAGCAATATGGGGCTTGTTATTGAGAATGATTCTCAATAAGGCTGATGCCAGGAGGAAGGATCATGAAGTCTGATAATGGCAGCAGCTGTCCGACGAGAGCTATCCATACCCGGATGGCGGTGCGGGACTGGCTGGAAACACAAGCCCGGGTGACCGGCTATTGGCGTGATCTCCTGCTTGAGGCGGGTGATGATGCGGGCCTTGTCGAGGCGCTCGATGAGCATGTCCGTTTCCTGCGGGCGGCGGCGCTGTGCGGTGAGGGCGATGTCCTGCAGACACAATGACGGCACGCCTTGCACACCAGCCTCTGGCGGGCGATATAGGGGGCGGAAGATCGGCGGTGGACGAGCGCCTCGCCAACCCGGTCAGGTCCGGAAGGAAGCAGCCGTAACGAGTTTTCGTTCGGGTCGCTGTCCGGTCTTCCACCTTCTCTGCGCAGCGCGGCTCACGCCCGCCGGCGCGGCCCTGGAACCGCCAACCCGATGAGCTGTCATGGATGATACGCCGCTCCCGACTGATGCCGACGGAGCGGGCGACGTCCTTATGCCCGGGCTGGACCTGCCCGCGACCGAGCCGGGAGCCGGCCCGGCGCCGGGTTATCAGGTGCTGGCGCGCAAATATCGGCCCA
This window contains:
- the nudC gene encoding NAD(+) diphosphatase; amino-acid sequence: MNDRSLLAGRDPLVFAGSPLDRGDQLRRDEARVEALLAGDEGWWMGVVEGDPVFQGESGLYWFRRSEIASLADMAAGLFLGHYKGSPCFAATITQADMLPLGSEIVPARQAAMALSHDEAAIYAQAKALLGWHARNGFCPACGTATRIKSGGGRRICTGCETEHFPRVDPVVIMLATDGDRCLLGRQSAWPDGMWSALAGFVEPAETLEEACARELEEESGVKVDIAGIRYVMGQPWPFVSSLMIGLVAPVTDATISVDPHELEQARWFTRDEVRDMLAARHPDAAMPASIAIARRLAELWADEVI